cagtaatacttgtacctaagaaggatgggacgtggagaatgtgtgttgattgccgagcaatcaacaacataacggtaaagtatcgtcatcctattcctcgcttagatgatatgttagatgagttacatggttcttgtgtattttctaaaattgatttaaagagtggttatcatcagattagaatgaaagaaggagatgaatggaaaactgcctttaaaacaaaatacggtttgtacgaatggttagttatgccttttggtttgactaatgctccaagcacctttatgagacttatgaatcatgttttgcgtgcatttataggtagatttgtggttgtctactttgatgatatactagtttacagcaaaaacttagatgatcataaggtacatttgaaatctgtcttagatgtgcttaggaaggaaaagttatttgctaatatgaagaagtgtactttttgcaccgataagcttgtttttttgggatttgttgttagtgcacaaggtatacaggttgatgaggagaaggtacgtgcaatccaagagtggcctaatcccacaagtgtaagtaatgttcgtagttttcatggacttgctagtttctatcggcggttcgtgaaggactttagtagcatagcagcaccacttactgaagtgatcaagaaaaacgttggatttagatggggagaagaacaagagaaggcgtttcagctaatcaaagagaagctgaccaacgctcctttattatctttacctaacttttctaaaacttttgagattgaatgtgatgcttcaggtgttagtataggtgcagttctcatgcaggaaggacgaccaattgcttacttcagcgaaaaactaagcggtgcagccttaaactatccaacttatgataaagagttgtatgcattggttcgagctttagagacgtggcagcactacctatggcctaaggagttcgtgatacacaccgatcatgagtccttgaaacacctgaagggccaacacaaactaaacaaaagacatgcccgatgggtggagttcatcgagacgtttccatacgtcattcggtataagcaaggtaaggagaatgtggtcgccgatgcactttctcgcaggtatgcattactctctacacttgatgcaaaattgcttggttttgagcacattaaaaatttatatgctgatgaccatgaattttgtgaggaatatcgagcttgtgagaaaattccttgtggtaagttctttaggcatgatgactttctgtttcgagagaataagttatgcgtgccaaattgttccttgagagagttattagtgcaggaatcacatggtgggggattaattggacattttggagtagcaaagactttagctattttgcaagaacacttctattggccacatatgaaaagagatgttgagagaatttgtggtagatgcattacgtgtaggcaagctaaatccagagtgcagcctaacggtttgtatactcctttaccaattcctagtgagccttggattgatatttcaatggactttgtgttaggattacctaggactaaacgtgggagagattcaatttttgtggttgtggatagattttctaagatggcacactttattccatgtcacaaaacggatgatgcctcgcatgttgctgatttgttctttagggagattatgagattacatggcatgcctagaacaattgtttcggatagagatgctaagttcttgagctatttttggaagactttgtggtgtaagttaggtactaagctgttattttctactacttgtcacccacaaactgatggtcaaacggaagtagtaaatagaactttgtctactttgttgagggcaatcattaaaaaaaacattaaaacatgggaagagtgtttaccacatgttgagtttgcttataacagatctgttcattccgctactaaattttcactatttgaagttgtttatggatttaatcctttaactccattggatttatctcctttacctttgactgagcatgttaatttagatggcaaaaagaaagctgaatttgtcaagcagattcatgagaaaacaagactcaacattgagcgaaaaacggagcagtatacaaaacacgccaacaagggccgtcataagctgatttttgaacccggagattgggtttggttgcatatgaggaaagagagatttccggcgcaaagacgttccaaactgcttccaagaggagatggaccttttcaagtcctggagcgcatcaatgacaatgcttataaactagacttacctggtgagtacaatgtaagtgctacttttaatgtttctgatttgcttccttttgatgtaggtgatgatttgaggacaaatccttttcaagaggaggggaatgatgcaaatcgtagcacgacttcaagggatccagttcaagttccaattggaccgattacgcgagcacgagcaaagaagtttaaagatgaactcaacggcctgattcaagaggtttgggctcaagcaaattcgtggaggcccattggacatgaatcacgtgatccacaaagatccatcaacattattcaagttatagaagattctggacaaggctaaattcagcaagtgtttaaggaagtttctagaacagttgatgatcaacagaagataacatcagatttgtttgaagtttaaatctcatagagatattctaggggtatttagattttatatctttatagattatgtcatatctctattgatattcttggttttaatttccttatctataggaggagatatgaccagattaggattactttatgtctatatatattcatcttagtcaatttttaatagggggaacattcagaaaattgtgagagtattctctttggttcttgaagaactaatcgaacttatcggaagtttccgtggcgttcatcatcgacttatcaaacggctttccaccaccgtttgtggcgtcttcatcgacttatcaagcggttttccattaccgtttgtggcgtcttcctatataccgaggttcttgtttcgcattaaacaacgggttgaggtcagttataccaaggttcttgtttttgtcgtaaacaacgggtcgagggttcgtcaatcaaatctgatcgtggaacgatcttgggttcctttagttgtcgggtctcgtcattcttggcgggaatcgcatcaccGTGCCccttcatgaatctgcttcaccaactctgcctttttctttccatcaagattaggaagctcatttacaggtaaaggaatcaagtccaatggagttagtggattaaaaccataaacaaccctcaaatggtgaaaactttgtagaagaatgcacagtcctattatatgcaaattcaacgaatggaatgaattcttcccaagctttcaaattctttccagtcacagcgcgcaacaaagtgcccaaggttcgattgacaacctcggtttgtccatctgtttgtgggtgacaggtagtagaaaacaacaaagttgttcccaacttagcgcacagaactctccaaaaatgactcagaaatttcgcatccctatcactcacaatcgtcttagggactccatgtaaacgcaccacttccctaaagaaaagatttgccgcatgagtagcatcatcagttttatgacaagggataaagtgtaccatttttgaaaatcggtcaacaaccacaaagatagaatctcgaccattcctagatctaggtagacccaaaacaaaatccatggagatatcaatccaagggtgacttggaacaggtaatggcatgtaaagtccatgtggatgaattttcgatttagccttcttacatgtgatgcacctgaacaaattctctcgacatctcttttcatgtgaggccaaaagaagtgctccttcagaatgtccaaggtcttagcaactccaaagtgccccatcaaccctcccccatgagactccctaacaagtaattcacgcatggaactctttggaatacatagcctattttcacgaaataaatacccctcatgcctattttcacgttggattgagttcacagctctacaatcgatattttaccgtgatcttgttcacagctctacaatcgacacacattctccaagtcccgtctttctttggaacgagcagaacaaggacagcgcatgggctcatactttctcgaacatgtcctttggccaatagctcctcaacttgcctctgaagttctttagcctcttccggactacttcgataggccggtcggtttggaataggagctcctggaataagatcaatctgatgctcaatccctcttattggtggtagtccctgcggcatttcttcgggaaagacatcttcgaattcctgcaagagagaaatagcaacactaggcaaagtagagtcaaggtcagaaatagaaagatacacctccttgtacaagaacaagatcatcggtctattacccttataagcacccttaagctctctttcttttgcataaaaactcaatttcctctccctttttatgaactctccatcttttcactcttgtttttcacatgctctccactttcttttctctcaagatcactctctttctctttttgtttttcagccactttttcactcttctcactaagagaccttttaaatcgaatctgatcctcaaacacttgagtcgatttcaagggtgcaagtgttacattcttcccgtcctttacaaatgaatatcggttcctatacccatcatgtatcactctcctgtcgaactgccatggtctcccgagcaacatatggctagcactcattggtacaacatcacaaagaacctcatcccggtactttccaatacagaaggacacaagaacctgtttatttaccttcacttcaccgcattcattcagccaccggagtttgtacggcttgtgatgtttttgggtatgcaaaccgagctcgtctaccatcaacttgctggccacattcacgcaacttcctccgtcaataatcaacccacacacacgatccttcacatggcaacgagtgtagaagatattctccctttgcacctcatcaccatcctctctaacttgaacatgtagggctcgcatgataactaaggcttgaccttcaaccgcatgctcgacgtcactagcatcttcgagtggatgcatggaatcactatcttcttcttcttcagtctcgatatccccactctccatcataatcatggtccgcttgtttggacattgggaagcaatgtgacctgagcccaaacaacgaaaacatttgatatcacgatttctttgaggttcagaaaaagttttacccttatccttgttgttggcttgggtcttgtaggtgtctccctttggcttataatcagtcttctcgtccggtttcgtagaagaacccaacttcgatctccaagacgctgaaccagaagcttctacctttgaagatgttcgaccccctctcttgagctgcctctcaaccttcatggccatgtgtaccacgtcgtcaatctccacgtaatgttgcagctcgactacattggcaatctcccgattatggccacagatgaatcgagccatggttgcttctcggtcctcctcaacattagcacgtatcatggctatttccatctccttgtaataatcctccaccgacttggaaccttgcttcagactttgcaacttcaagtgcaagtcccgataataatgggaaggaacaaaccttcttctcattactgctttcatttcctcccaagtatcaatacgaggctcacgattcctgcgtctactcacagttaattggtcccaccaaacaatggcataatcggtgaaagcaactgcagccaatttaactttcttttcctctgaataattatgacaatgaaacacaagctcaaccttcctctcccattcaatgtaaacatcggggtcgtttttaccttggaatggaggtatgatcagcttaatcgaacctgtgttatggtccacggcgtctctcctccggtgctccctacgaacgaaatgccttggtctgcctcctcttcctctacctctcccccaagtgtcatcggaggccacttcctcttcttcatcatatgcttcttcatcaagagtatcaacggatggttgtcggtggggtctcctaatccgtggcacgggcgcaggtcgaagccgttccaaccgttcgtcttgcctatccaacctttctcggaattcaccgaaaaccatgttcatgcgctcaaactgttgttgcatggctcgtaacgtcatgttcaaatcaggtcctctgtcgtctccactattttcgtgtgacatgataaaatatgcaattataggatcctcacgcgctccctcacgtgtttacactcagcaagatgccactcaaaacactcgtgttttcactcaaaataggcttttatcctctgatgttctcacacactcttgcctttttcctctcctcttcaaaagtctagggcaactaatcaatccgatcgcaaggcggaaaacgagttcaacccgaacaacttataatattagatccacagaaaatgatatgacacaatctgacccaacgacgtagtttatggattgatagaagacactgcgtacggaagagctactatgacaggtcaacttaacgccaagacgattagaacacaaagacaacaaattgtgcaataaattcttcgcccacgaagacagcaaatggtgctACGAACAACACCCGATgataactcctttttttttctttttttttttgcactttttctttcttcttttttttttgacgatttagacagctaagatcagatcagacaagattaatggaaagtatagaaatgaaagctatatctaaagattctagaatgaagaaaaagaaaagaacaaggatagatgaaacctcgatttggaacttaggctctgataccaaatgatgcgaaccccacgagacctgccgcaagagccgacaacaaagactggaaatcgaacccgaatcgccattagagattaagagggatggaatattgacccgatggttatagaaaaccaagaaccaatattataaaggaatggaatattgactcgATGGTtacagaaaaccaagaaccaatattataaatagccgagaattacaagcatccatgcttgcaatcacggaaggttgccgaagaacaacatggaggaaaattctcaccagtgtagcctgaaagtacctctaatcagctattcagcctcctttatataagcctaggagaatctggaaactaataaatttggcaactggaatatctttagtttcctaaaaccggaattaatagaggaaactaaataaaggcccccctagaatatttggcagtctttttattccttattcagcatctcttggctttccttatgcgtctactctaatcttagatgggctattgaccatctcaagacaagttaattgggtaaggccctttagagaccaattcgaattagtctcctcttggcccaagaaacccgcaaatgagctctccacagcttgctggatctgtcttgccttcgctcgtgtgattggtccactcgaaacatgtaagcctccgagatcttgtgcatcagctccctcttcacgaatcccacttccgagctcgtgtgcttcagccccatcatcgtgcccacgatcctcatcacgaagtccttccgacctatgctcgtcggtttgaccccgagtcgtatcattccccctctcttcaaaaggattcgtcctcgaatctgaacctgcgtcaaagggagaaagatcagaaacattaaaagtcgaacttacttgatactcacctggaagatcaatcttataagcattgtcattgatcttatccagaacttgaaatggtccatctccgcgtggattcaacttggaattcctcaggctcggaaatctctccaaacccaatctccaggttgaaaagtgacccgcttccttcctttgttggctcgggttgctgcttgttcattcttcttcaaaatgttttgccgtgccccttcatgaatctgcttcaccaactctgcctttttctttccatcaagattaggaagctcatttacaggtaaaggaatcaagtccaatggagttagtggattaaaaccataaacaacctcaaatggtgaaaactttgtagaagaatgcacagtcctattatatgcaaattcaacgaatggaatgcaatcttcccaagctttcaaattctttccagtcacagcgcgcaacaaagtgcccaaggttcgattgacaacctcggtttgtccatctgtttgtgggtgacaggtagtagaaaacaacaaagttgttcccaacttagcgcacagaactctccaaaaatgactcagaaatttcgcatccctatcactcacaatcgtcttagggactccatgtaaacgcaccacttccctaaagaaaagatttgccgcatgagtagcatcatcagttttatgacaagggataaagtgtaccatttttgaaaatcggtcaacaaccacaaagatagaatctcgaccattcctagatctaggtagacccaaaacaaaatccatggagatatcaatccaagggtgacttggaacaggtaatggcatgtaaagtccatgtggatgaattttcgatttagccttcttacatgtgatgcacctgaacaaattctctcgacatctcttttcatgtgaggccaaaagaagtgctccttcagaatgtccaaggtcttagcaactccaaagtgccccatcaaccctcccccatgagactccctaacaagtaattcacgcatggaactctttggaatacatagcctattttcacgaaataaatacccctcatgcctattttcacgt
This is a stretch of genomic DNA from Punica granatum isolate Tunisia-2019 unplaced genomic scaffold, ASM765513v2 Contig00563, whole genome shotgun sequence. It encodes these proteins:
- the LOC116191022 gene encoding uncharacterized protein LOC116191022 → DRNREDYNLGSIKMKIPSFHSYSELKKVKLAAIEFSDYAIVWWDQLMINRRRNREPPIATWEEMKRVMRKRFVPSYYYRELYNKLQSLRQGNRSVEEYFKEMEVAMIRANIEEDREATMARFLAGLNREIQNTVELQHYVELEDMVHMAIKIENQFKRRGNTRASQSPSTSTWKPNQWKKDEKQSTSMLKTKQKREATSHVPQGKTDISTSRNRDIKCFKCQGRGHIASQCPNKRVMVMRDNGDIVTDTEDSDTDDMPPLEDVPEEEYLAPDALTLVARRALSLQTKGVEEVQRENIFHTRCYIKDKVCSVIIDGGSCTNVASATMVEKLRLPMVKHPRPYKLQWLNDSGEIRVNKQVLVAFRIGKYEDEVLCDVVPMQAGHLLLGRPWQFDRREYEDVFPEETPHGLPPIRGIEHQIDFVPGATIPNRPAYRSNPEETKELQRQVKELLEKGYVRESLSPCAVPVILVPKKDGTWRMCLVFLGFVVSAQGIQVDEEKVRAIQEWPNPTSVSNVRSFHGLASFYRRFVKDFSSIAAPLTEVIKKNVGFRWGEEQEKAFQLIKEKLTNAPLLSLPNFSKTFEIECDASGVSIGAVLMQEGRPIAYFSEKLSGAALNYPTYDKELYALVRALETWQHYLWPKEFVIHTDHESLKHLKGQHKLNKRHARWVEFIETFPYVIRYKQGKENVVADALSRRHDDFLFRENKLCVPNCSLRELLVQESHGGGLIGHFGVAKTLAILQEHFYWPHMKRDVERICGRCITCRQAKSRVQPNGLYTPLPIPSEPWIDISMDFVLGLPRTKRGRDSIFVVVDRFSKMAHFIPCHKTDDASHVADLFFREIMRLHGMPRTIVSDRDAKFLSYFWKTLWCKLGTKLLFSTTCHPQTDGQTEVVNRTLSTLLRAIIKKNIKTWEECLPHVEFAYNRSVHSATKFSLFEVVYGFNPLTPLDLSPLPLIWLHMRKERFPAQRRSKLLPRGDGPFQVLERINDNAYKL